A window of Dehalogenimonas sp. WBC-2 genomic DNA:
GCAATACCCAGTGTCATTATCGGCTTGTGGGGTATATTCGTCATGGTGCCGTTCCTGAGACCGATTGAAGAGTGGTTAGGGTTGCATTTGGGATTTGTGCCGCTTTTCCAGGGTAACACCTTTGGAGGTTTCAACATCCTAGCAGCCAGTCTACTCCTGACCATCATGATCATTCCGATCATTACGGCCGTTAGCCGTGACGCTATCAAAGCAGTTCCTGTTTCTCAAAAAGAGGCGATGCTTGCATTAGGCGCTACTCGCTGGGAGACTTTAAGTCGTGTAGTCCTACCGTTCTGTCGTTCCGGACTCATCGGTGCGGTCATCCTCGGTCTGGGCCGTGCCCTTGGCGAAACGATGGCAGTCACCATGGTCATCGGCAATGCGGATAGAACCAGCACTTCGCTTTTTTCTTCAGGTACCACTATCGCCAGTAAGATTGCCTCCCAGTTCGGGGAGTCGAGTGGTTTGTCTTTGAGTAGTCTCATGGAACTGGCTTTAATACTTCTCGGTGTCACTCTGCTAGTTAATGTCGTCGCCCGGTTGTTAGTTTGGCGACTGACTGCGATCAAGGCAGGGAGAGTATAATATGGTAAATCTTATGATCCGTCGTAAGTTGACTAACCGTCTGATGATCGGGCTATCGGGTGTGGCGGCGTTGATCGGAATGACTCTACTTGGGCTGATATTAGGTTATACTATTGTTCATGGCTTGACGTTCATCAACCTAGATTTTATTACACATGCGGCAAAACCGACAGGTGAAGTTGGCGGCGGCATGGGGAATGAAATCCTGGGTACCTTAGTACTCGTTGGGATAGCTTCTGCCATCGCTATCCCTGTAGGCCTCATGACCGGACTTTTTCTTGCAGACTTCGGTAGGCCAATGATGGCCGCTGCTTTCAGATTC
This region includes:
- the pstC gene encoding phosphate transport system permease PstC is translated as MQDNSLIDPRIVRNKRRISYADRLFSGFTGLFSVFTGAILLALLIVLSIQAWPSIKEFGVSFLTSSVWDPVKEIFGAWPAVFGTLVSSLLALVLAVPISLGTAIFLSELAPKWMRGPGSFIIEMLAAIPSVIIGLWGIFVMVPFLRPIEEWLGLHLGFVPLFQGNTFGGFNILAASLLLTIMIIPIITAVSRDAIKAVPVSQKEAMLALGATRWETLSRVVLPFCRSGLIGAVILGLGRALGETMAVTMVIGNADRTSTSLFSSGTTIASKIASQFGESSGLSLSSLMELALILLGVTLLVNVVARLLVWRLTAIKAGRV